In Kytococcus sedentarius DSM 20547, the sequence ACGGTCGCCGGGAGGTCCTGGGCCTTCGCGTGGCCACCGGGGAGACCCACTCGGCGTGGAACGAGTTCTTCGCCGATCTCGTCGCCCGCGGCCTGACCGGTGTCCAGCTGGTCACCTCTGATGCCCACGTCGGTCTGGTCGAGGCGCTGCGGGCGAACCTGCCCGGCGCTACCTGGCAGCGATGCCGCACCCACTACGCCGCCAACCTCATGGCCACCTGCCCCAAGAGCATGTGGCCGGCGGTCAAGGCCATGCTGCATAGCGTGTACGACCAGCCCGACGCCCCCGCAGTCGAGGCCCAGTTCGACCGACTGCTGGACTACGTCGCCGAGAAGCTCCCGGACGTGCACGACCACCTGGACGCTGCCCGGGCAGACATCCTGGCCTTCACCGCCTTCCCCAAGGACGTGTGGTCCCAGATCTGGTCGAACAACCCCGCCGAACGGCTCAACCGGGAGATCCGCCGCCGCACCGACAGCGTGGGGATCTTTCCCAACCGGGCCGCCGTTGTCCGCCTCGTCGGAGCCGTCCTGGCCGAACAAACCGACGAATGGGCCGAGGGCCGCCGCTACATGGGCCTGGACCTCCTGGCCCGCTGCCGCCTGCACCTCGTCACCACCCCCGAGGAGACCACCACGACCACCACCCTGCCCGCCCTCACCGCCTAAACCACCAACCCCACGACCCGAAGGATGCCGCTACACCACTCCACGGGACTTGACCGCCGTGCGGGTACATGGTGAACTGCCACACCCAGTCCGCCGGGGCCTGCCCGTGCAGACCGTGGCGGGCCTGCAGGTCGAGCGCGTGGAAGTCGGCCACCGGGTCGCCGTGCCAGGTGTCCAGCATCCGCTGGCGCACGCTCGGCTGGGCGGTGACGACCCGGCTGAGCAGCCACGCGGCGGTGCCCACGGCGATGCCCCCCAGGGTCAGGGCCCGGGCGGTGGCGGCGCGGGTCAGGTCCAGCCGGCCGATGAACATGCCGGCCAGGAAGTACCCGAACCAGAAGACGATGGGGTAGTACCCGGTCAGCACGAGGTTCTCGGTCGTGGCCATCCAACCCCCGTGGTCGGGCAGGCTGTGGATGCTGCTGCTGGGATCGTCCACCCACTCCCGGAGGGGGGCGCCGGCCCACGGCGCCAGCAGGGACCACCCCACGGCCCAGGCCAGGAGGGTGCGGGCGCGCAGGTGCACGAAGGGGACGGCGAGCAGGAACATGGCGCCGTACGCCGGCAGGATCACGGCGATGCCGGACTCCATGGTGCCCAGGGCGAGCCCCAGCAGGTAGATGAGCACCGCGCGCACTGTGAGGCTGATGCGGGCTGCGCGCAGGGGTTCCCCGGTCAGGGGGGTGCTGCGGCCGCTGACCAGGGCGATGGACAGGCCGGCCAGGACGGCGAACAGGGCCGAGGACCTGCCGGTCACCACCCAGCCGAGGTCCCCCCAGGGGTCGTCGACGTAGCGGACGTTCAGGTGGGCCCCCACCATGCCGACGATCGCGACCGTCCGGGCGAGGTCGATGCCGCGCAACCGGGAGGGTCGGGTGTCCGGCGACGGGGACCGGGCATCGTCGACCCGGGCTGCTGCTGTGGCGGACATGGAGGTGAGTCTCTCAGGTTCGACGAGGGTGTTTGCTCGGTCACATCCGGTGGCGGATACTGGAGGCATGTACGGCAACGACTTCGCAGTCCCTGACGAGCCCCTGAACGCCGCAGAGACGCCCGACTACGAGGCGGCTCTGGCGGAACACGCTGCCGGGGAGATGGATCGCTCCGCGGAGTCCCGCGCCTCGTTCGACGCGCTCATCGCCGCCGACCAGCGCATCGAGCCGCGGGACGACATGCCCCAGGAGTACCGCGACACGCTGATCCGGCAGATCGCGCAGCACGCGCACAGCGAGATCATCGGCATGCAGCCGGAGGGCAACTGGATCACCCGCGCCCCGAGCCTGCGCCGCAAGGCGATCCTCATGGCCAAGGTGCAGGACGAGGCCGGCCACGGTCTCTACCTCTACTCGGCCGCCGAGACCTTGGGCATGGACCGTTCGGAGATGCTCGACCGCCTGCACAGCGGCAAGCAGAAGTACTCCTCGATCTTCAACTACCCGACCCTGACCTGGGCCGATGCGGGGGCCATCGGCTGGCTGGTGGACGGCGCGGCGATCATGAACCAGGTGCCGCTGTGCCGCTGCTCCTACGGCCCCTACGGCCGGGCGATGATCCGCGTGTGCAAGGAGGAGTCCTTCCACCAGCGGCAGGGCTTCGAGATCCTGTGGGCGCTGATGCAGGGGACCGCCGAGCAGCAGGAGATGGCCCAGGACGCGGTGAACCGCACCTGGTGGCCGGCGCTGATGATGTTCGGCCCGCCCGACACCGGGGAGGCCGCGACCCAGGGTGGTCACACCGAGCAGTCCATGGCGTGGGGCATCAAGCGCTTCAGCAACGACGACCTGCGCCAGAAGTTCATCGACATGACCGTCCCGCAGGCCCAGAAGCTGGGCCTGACCCTGCCGGATCCGGACCTGCGCTGGAACGCCGAGCGCGGCCACTGGGACTTCGGCCCGATCGACTGGGACGAGTTCTGGCAGGTCGTCAAGG encodes:
- a CDS encoding heparan-alpha-glucosaminide N-acetyltransferase domain-containing protein, whose translation is MSATAAARVDDARSPSPDTRPSRLRGIDLARTVAIVGMVGAHLNVRYVDDPWGDLGWVVTGRSSALFAVLAGLSIALVSGRSTPLTGEPLRAARISLTVRAVLIYLLGLALGTMESGIAVILPAYGAMFLLAVPFVHLRARTLLAWAVGWSLLAPWAGAPLREWVDDPSSSIHSLPDHGGWMATTENLVLTGYYPIVFWFGYFLAGMFIGRLDLTRAATARALTLGGIAVGTAAWLLSRVVTAQPSVRQRMLDTWHGDPVADFHALDLQARHGLHGQAPADWVWQFTMYPHGGQVPWSGVAASFGSWGWWFRR
- a CDS encoding IS256 family transposase; translation: MTAPHIVDPAGLLGEALAEASPDLMRHLLQEVINALLSADADAVVGAEYGRPSQTRTAQRNGYRHRDLDTRVGTIDVAVPKLRTGTYFPQWLLERRKRAESALITVVADCYLAGVSTRRMDKLVKTLGIDSLSKSQVSRMAAELDEHVEEFRHRPLDTAGPWTFISADALTMKVREGGRVINTVALIATGVNNDGRREVLGLRVATGETHSAWNEFFADLVARGLTGVQLVTSDAHVGLVEALRANLPGATWQRCRTHYAANLMATCPKSMWPAVKAMLHSVYDQPDAPAVEAQFDRLLDYVAEKLPDVHDHLDAARADILAFTAFPKDVWSQIWSNNPAERLNREIRRRTDSVGIFPNRAAVVRLVGAVLAEQTDEWAEGRRYMGLDLLARCRLHLVTTPEETTTTTTLPALTA
- the paaA gene encoding 1,2-phenylacetyl-CoA epoxidase subunit PaaA — protein: MYGNDFAVPDEPLNAAETPDYEAALAEHAAGEMDRSAESRASFDALIAADQRIEPRDDMPQEYRDTLIRQIAQHAHSEIIGMQPEGNWITRAPSLRRKAILMAKVQDEAGHGLYLYSAAETLGMDRSEMLDRLHSGKQKYSSIFNYPTLTWADAGAIGWLVDGAAIMNQVPLCRCSYGPYGRAMIRVCKEESFHQRQGFEILWALMQGTAEQQEMAQDAVNRTWWPALMMFGPPDTGEAATQGGHTEQSMAWGIKRFSNDDLRQKFIDMTVPQAQKLGLTLPDPDLRWNAERGHWDFGPIDWDEFWQVVKGNGPLNAQRIAHRVRAHEEGAWVREAATAHAAKQAATQERAA